From one Anopheles cruzii chromosome 3, idAnoCruzAS_RS32_06, whole genome shotgun sequence genomic stretch:
- the LOC128272428 gene encoding dnaJ homolog subfamily B member 14-like: MEVNKDEAKRCIELATAALTAGNLAKAEKLLKKSQTLYPLPEAEVLLKRVKTQSQSTNGTAPGAANGGSSARRRTVNREAADKPSEPKLNIDYTQDQLDVVKRVQKCKDFYEVLGVSQEAPDSEVKKCYKKLALQLHPDKNKAPGAMEAFKALGNAVETLTDPEKRKAYDLYRTTDNGSSSPGRKGPRGGFTYGQNGFTFRPDFESEVNPNDLFNMFFGGGFPQQQQQQHHYFRTRTGRSSQHGDGSGSQPSLVFGLILCFIVVSLLSTLFATDPLYALQQTTKYSVGRHTLNLKIPYYVKPNFLSDYQGSLGRLEYSVEEEYVTYMKRACSNERAYRDAMIGRAKSLMAGRSQFQQAQQMKMPSCDILYRLGIGRPNY; encoded by the coding sequence ATGGAAGTCAACAAggacgaagcgaagcgttGCATTGAGCTGGCTACGGCCGCGCTGACCGCGGGAAATCTGGCAAAAGCGGAAAAGCTGCTCAAAAAGTCACAAACCTTGTATCCGCTTCCGGAGGCGGAAGTGTTGCTGAAACGCGTCAAAACGCAGTCGCAGTCCACCAACGGGACAGCGCCCGGTGCTGCCAACGGTGGCTCATCGGCCCGCCGACGAACGGTGAATCGGGAAGCAGCGGACAAGCCATCGGAACCGAAACTGAACATCGACTACACCCAGGACCAGTTGGACGTGGTGAAGCGGGTGCAAAAGTGCAAAGACTTTTATGAGGTGCTGGGCGTTTCACAAGAAGCACCGGACTCGGAGGTAAAGAAATGCTACAAGAAGCTGGCTCTACAGCTTCACCCGGACAAAAACAAGGCCCCCGGGGCAATGGAAGCGTTCAAAGCGCTCGGTAATGCGGTCGAAACGCTAACGGATCCAGAGAAACGGAAAGCCTACGATCTGTACCGCACGACCGACAACGGTTCCTCTTCGCCGGGCCGTAAAGGGCCGAGGGGTGGCTTTACCTATGGCCAGAACGGGTTCACCTTCCGGCCGGACTTTGAATCGGAGGTAAACCCGAACGACCTGTTCAACATGTTCTTCGGTGGAGGcttcccgcagcagcaacagcagcaacaccactACTTCCGCACCCGGACTGGGCGTAGCTCACAGCACGGTGACGGTTCCGGCAGTCAGCCTAGTCTGGTCTTCGGGTTGATACTGTGCTTCATTGTCGTATCACTTTTGTCGACGTTGTTTGCCACCGATCCGCTCTACGCTCTGCAGCAGACCACCAAgtactcggtcggtcgccatACACTCAACCTTAAGATCCCGTACTACGTAAAGCCCAATTTCCTCAGCGACTACCAGGGATCGCTCGGGCGGCTCGAGTATTCGGTCGAGGAAGAGTACGTGACGTATATGAAGCGGGCGTGCAGCAACGAGCGAGCCTACCGTGATGCAATGATTGGCCGGGCCAAGAGCCtaatggccggccggtctcAGTTCCAGCAAGCGCAACAAATGAAGATGCCCTCGTGCGATATCTTGTACCGGCTAGGCATCGGCAGGCCGAATTATTAG